A stretch of the Desulforegula conservatrix Mb1Pa genome encodes the following:
- a CDS encoding rhomboid family intramembrane serine protease encodes MLMPLPERMSWRNPPIVTIILIIINISIFLVFQLKDTESYLKASEFYNESGLVKIELRAYAKWAKINRNYDSIYLDIPDNTEISETVGDYLYSKMKDDDEFLKKLEDRTALSADDDDYEKWRELRQKFEAMRSEAVFYSFGFIPGEKKPITFLTHMFLHGGVSHLVGNMIFLWIIGILLEAGTGNLTFLLLYILGGFASVIGFSFFSEGSMTPLVGASGAISAIMGAFTVIYRMKPVRVFINLGVYIDTVKLPAIIFLPFWLGNEIYSYYSNTGSPVAYMAHASGLAAGAVLGFAARRAGFVRLDVIDEDKEPEKDPCSDLLVKAMNHMARLEIDFAVQSLQKILEINPEHEEAAKKIFEIEKSRRDAEKLHAAAGMYIRIMVKKLADAGRIVEVYDAYVSIVQRPRLDPELYAEIALRMAISGKYDKALGLALGVSKLPADSKSRVPSLMLKIVFVFEKAGLSDKRNQCLETIISSYPDSQAARDAKGLIM; translated from the coding sequence ATGTTGATGCCTCTGCCTGAAAGGATGTCCTGGAGAAATCCTCCGATAGTTACAATCATTCTTATCATAATCAATATCTCCATATTTTTAGTTTTTCAGCTTAAGGATACTGAATCTTATTTAAAAGCATCCGAGTTTTACAATGAATCAGGTCTTGTTAAGATCGAGCTAAGGGCTTACGCAAAATGGGCCAAAATCAACAGAAACTACGACAGCATCTATCTTGATATTCCTGATAATACGGAAATAAGCGAAACTGTGGGGGATTACCTCTACAGCAAGATGAAGGATGATGACGAGTTTTTAAAAAAGCTCGAAGACCGCACTGCTTTATCTGCCGATGATGATGATTATGAAAAATGGAGGGAATTGAGGCAGAAGTTTGAGGCTATGAGGTCAGAAGCTGTTTTTTATTCTTTCGGCTTTATTCCTGGTGAGAAGAAACCCATAACTTTTTTGACCCACATGTTCCTTCATGGCGGAGTTTCTCATCTTGTCGGAAATATGATTTTCCTCTGGATCATTGGAATACTTCTTGAAGCTGGGACAGGGAATCTGACCTTTCTGCTTTTATATATTTTGGGCGGATTTGCTTCCGTGATTGGCTTTTCGTTCTTTTCAGAAGGAAGCATGACACCCCTTGTAGGTGCTTCAGGGGCTATTTCTGCAATAATGGGCGCTTTCACTGTTATTTATAGAATGAAACCTGTGCGGGTTTTTATAAATCTCGGAGTTTATATTGATACTGTCAAACTTCCTGCAATAATCTTTCTGCCATTCTGGCTCGGTAATGAAATATATTCATATTATTCTAACACTGGTTCGCCCGTAGCATATATGGCCCATGCCTCAGGTCTTGCGGCAGGTGCGGTGCTGGGTTTTGCCGCAAGAAGAGCCGGATTTGTAAGGCTTGATGTAATTGATGAGGATAAAGAGCCTGAAAAGGATCCTTGCTCGGATCTTCTTGTGAAAGCCATGAATCATATGGCCAGGCTTGAGATTGACTTTGCCGTGCAGTCTCTTCAGAAGATCCTTGAAATTAATCCTGAGCATGAAGAAGCCGCAAAAAAAATATTCGAAATTGAAAAAAGCAGGAGGGATGCTGAGAAACTTCACGCTGCTGCAGGGATGTATATCAGGATCATGGTAAAAAAATTGGCCGATGCTGGAAGAATTGTCGAGGTTTATGACGCCTATGTCTCCATAGTCCAGAGACCGAGACTTGACCCTGAATTATATGCTGAAATTGCTCTCCGCATGGCCATATCCGGAAAATATGACAAGGCTCTCGGACTTGCTCTTGGGGTTTCAAAACTACCTGCGGATAGCAAGTCAAGGGTTCCTTCCTTGATGCTCAAGATTGTATTTGTTTTTGAAAAGGCTGGGTTGTCAGATAAACGCAACCAGTGTCTGGAGACAATAATCAGTTCATATCCTGATTCCCAGGCGGCAAGGGACGCAAAAGGGCTGATAATGTGA
- a CDS encoding citrate synthase: protein MDETAKLIIDGVSYDLPVLTGTEGDKAIDIRKLLSSTGYITYDPGFGNTGSCASSITYMDGERGILRYRGIPVEQLAEYATFVEIAYLLINGHLPTQDELNRTRMILNDTSMIHESMHVFFQAFPRGSHPMNILSSMVNALRGFYPELYDHDDPANPEYTYLSLVSKVRTLAAMSYKISKGDKVIYPRHDLSYCANFLNMMFDSPVKPYIIDEDIVKALNVFWILHADHEQNCSTAAVRVVGSGKVNLYSAISAGVSALWGPLHGGANQAVIEMLTDIHENGIPLETIIAKAKSKKDPFRLMGFGHRVYKTYDPRAKIMKRMADKILSKFRREDPLLDIAKRLEEIAITDPYFVDHNLYPNVDFYSGIVLRAMGIPTNMFTVMFAIGRLPGWISQWRESINDPHWRISRPRQIYTGEQQRNYVPTSQRI, encoded by the coding sequence ATGGACGAAACCGCCAAGCTCATTATTGACGGGGTATCTTATGACCTGCCTGTGCTTACCGGTACAGAAGGTGACAAGGCCATTGATATCAGAAAGCTTCTCAGCTCAACCGGATATATCACCTATGATCCGGGCTTCGGTAATACAGGAAGCTGTGCAAGTTCCATTACATATATGGATGGTGAGCGCGGAATTTTAAGATACAGAGGGATTCCTGTCGAGCAGCTGGCTGAATACGCAACATTTGTGGAAATTGCGTATCTTCTTATAAATGGGCATTTGCCAACCCAGGATGAGCTTAACAGAACTCGAATGATTCTGAATGATACGTCCATGATTCATGAGTCCATGCATGTTTTTTTTCAGGCCTTTCCAAGGGGTTCGCACCCGATGAATATTCTTTCATCAATGGTTAATGCCCTAAGAGGATTTTATCCTGAACTTTATGATCATGATGATCCTGCTAACCCTGAGTACACATATTTGAGTCTTGTTTCAAAAGTCAGGACTCTTGCGGCCATGTCCTACAAGATTTCAAAAGGCGACAAGGTTATTTATCCTAGACATGATCTTTCATATTGCGCCAATTTTTTAAATATGATGTTCGACAGCCCTGTAAAGCCTTATATAATTGATGAAGATATCGTAAAGGCGCTCAACGTATTCTGGATTCTTCATGCTGATCATGAACAGAACTGTTCCACCGCAGCTGTGAGAGTTGTCGGAAGCGGAAAGGTTAATCTCTACTCCGCAATTTCCGCAGGAGTTTCAGCTCTTTGGGGGCCTCTGCATGGAGGCGCGAATCAGGCTGTAATTGAAATGCTCACAGATATACATGAAAATGGAATTCCTTTGGAAACCATTATAGCAAAGGCAAAAAGCAAGAAAGATCCTTTCAGGCTTATGGGCTTTGGTCACAGGGTTTACAAAACCTACGACCCACGGGCAAAAATAATGAAGCGCATGGCCGATAAGATTCTTTCAAAATTCAGAAGAGAGGATCCTTTACTCGATATTGCCAAGAGACTTGAAGAGATAGCTATTACTGATCCTTATTTTGTTGATCATAATCTTTATCCAAATGTTGATTTTTACAGCGGCATAGTATTGAGGGCAATGGGAATTCCCACAAACATGTTCACGGTAATGTTTGCAATAGGGAGACTTCCCGGCTGGATTTCCCAGTGGAGAGAGAGTATTAACGATCCTCACTGGAGAATAAGCAGGCCACGCCAGATTTATACTGGAGAACAGCAAAGAAATTATGTTCCCACAAGTCAGAGAATATAA
- a CDS encoding DMT family transporter, protein MKEKILVFCGSDLASRASLILACFLWALSFIASKAALESTPPLTVVTLRLIVSAFCFLAWATYAKKNIYEMIRKGGVKLFLLSLSGTVLHYGTQTIGIAYTTASNASLYAVTAPISIALISLIFFKEKLSTGKITGIIIAFCGVITVMGFGVLKNFAINSIIGDSLVFLSIVMWGVFTVFGKETSEKMGGAVNMTAAVTITGAIAMIPFGAGEVIRAGFSFSNIAINAWISILFLGITCSFAATFLYFKALESMNSNEAGIYLYSIPPMTSIIAYFYSNEQITISFIAGAMLVLVGVFITEKT, encoded by the coding sequence ATGAAAGAAAAAATTCTGGTTTTCTGCGGCAGTGATTTAGCGTCAAGGGCTTCACTTATTCTGGCTTGCTTTTTGTGGGCGCTTTCCTTCATAGCTTCAAAGGCAGCTCTTGAATCAACACCGCCACTCACGGTTGTAACACTTAGACTCATCGTGTCTGCGTTCTGCTTTCTTGCCTGGGCAACGTACGCAAAAAAAAATATATACGAAATGATCAGAAAAGGAGGAGTGAAGCTTTTTCTCCTAAGCCTCTCTGGCACTGTTCTTCATTACGGAACCCAGACAATAGGAATAGCATACACCACTGCTTCAAATGCTTCATTATACGCAGTCACAGCCCCCATATCCATTGCACTCATTTCTCTGATTTTCTTTAAAGAAAAGCTATCAACAGGCAAAATAACAGGCATCATTATTGCTTTTTGCGGTGTTATCACAGTAATGGGCTTCGGTGTTTTGAAAAACTTTGCCATCAACTCGATCATCGGAGATTCGCTTGTTTTTTTAAGTATAGTTATGTGGGGCGTTTTCACTGTTTTCGGCAAGGAAACATCTGAAAAAATGGGCGGAGCCGTCAACATGACCGCCGCAGTAACCATAACAGGGGCTATCGCAATGATTCCATTCGGAGCTGGAGAGGTCATAAGGGCCGGATTCAGTTTCTCAAATATTGCAATTAATGCATGGATTTCGATTTTATTTTTAGGAATTACTTGCTCTTTCGCAGCTACGTTTTTATACTTCAAGGCACTTGAAAGCATGAATTCGAATGAAGCTGGCATATATCTTTATTCTATTCCGCCAATGACAAGCATTATAGCTTATTTTTACTCAAACGAGCAGATAACCATTTCATTCATAGCTGGTGCTATGCTTGTGCTTGTTGGAGTTTTTATTACTGAAAAAACATAG